cagactgctgagtccatacacagacacacacacacacatactgctgattccatacacacacacacagactgctgagtccataaacacacacacagacatacagactgctgagtccatacacacacacacagacatacagactgctgagtacagacacagactgctgagtccatatacacacacagactgctgagtccatacacagacacacacacacagactgctgagtccatacacagacacacacacacacatactgctgattccatacacacacacagactgctgagtccacacacacacacacacacacatacacagactgctgagtccatacacccacagactgctgagtccatacacccacagactgctgaatccatacacacgcacagactgctgagtccatacacccacagacacacaggctgctgagtccatacacaggcagagactgctgagtccataaacacacacacacacacacacacagattgttgagtctttacacacatacagactgctgagttcatacacacacacagactgctgagtccatatacacacacacaaacacacacacacagactgctgagtccttacacacacacagactgctgagtaggactgccatcagaaattttagggcccctgacacagatcaagatctgggcccccggggccagcaccaagtccgcccacaaggatgaagtgtgtgtgtatagtggatgtagaatgtgtgtcatggatgcagtgtgtatagtggatgtagaatgtgtgtagtggatgcggtatttgtgtcatggatgcagtgtgtatagtggatgcagtatgtgtgtcatggatgcagtgtgtatagtggatgcagattgtacatttagtgtaatgtatgtaatgtttgtatgcatgcattagatgcagagtgtgtgtgtagtgaatgtaggtgtgtatagtgaatgcagagtgtgtgtttttgtagtggatgtagtgtgtatagtgaatgtagtgtgtatagtgaatgtagtgtgtttgtagtgagtgcaaagtgtgtttagtaaatgtaaaatgcaactagtgagtgcaacgtgtgtatagtgaatgcagtgtgtgtgtgtttgtgtgtagtgcaaagtgtgtttaatgaatgtagtgtgtgtgtgtgtgtagtaccgagcgtgtttagtaaatgtagtgtgtagtgagtgaaatgtgtgtgtatagtgaatgtagtgtgtgtgtgtagtgcaaagtgtgcttagtgaatgtagtgcaaagtgtgtttagtgaatgtagtgtgtgtgtagggcagagtgtgtttagtgaatgtagtgtgagtatgtgtagtgcagaatgtgtttagtgaatgtagtgtgtgtagtgcaaaatgtgtatagtgaatgtagtgtgtgtgtgtagagcaaaatgtgtatagtgaatgtagtgtgtagcgcaaagtgtgtttagtgaatgtagtgtgtgtgtagtgcacagtgtgtttagtaaatgtagtgtttgtagggagtgcagagtgtgtttagtgaatgtagtgtatgtgtagtgcagagtatgtttagtgaatgtagtgtgtgtgtgtgtgtgtagtgcagagtgtgtttagtgaatgtagtgtgtgtgtagtgcagagtgtgtttagtgaacctagtatgtgtgtgtgtgtagtattttttttatttgtgtgtgtatatttcaattttattcccccctccctggttcttaccatgccagggaggggggagatcgcattccctgttggtccagtggcatggtggagggtgccagccgcggtacattgaagagggggcccagcaacaCACACTGTCTTCATTTCCAGCTCccctctgactaactctcgcgagacaggcctgcgtgctgtgcgctctggcggccgcaggaaagttagacagagagcagctggaaaggaggacagagtgtgctgctttgcccccctctgcaatgtacaggtagcagggcgcCCTCTGTGCacgtatatatagcgaaaatcgctagatatatatatgtgcacataatgaatgtggggctcgggccccccaggaccgccgggcccatgacaaccgttatggttgtcatgccctgatggcggccctgctgctgagtccaaacacacacacacacacacacacagactgctgagtccaaacacacacacagactgctgagtccatacacacatacacacacacacagactgatgagtccatacacattctgctgagtccatacacacacacacacacacacagacggctgagtccatacacacacacacacacagactgctgagtccatacacacacacacacacacacacagactgctgagtccatatacacacacacacgcacacacacagactgctgagtccatatacacatacacacacacacacacacacagactgctgagtccatacacacacacacacagactgctgagtcatacacacacacacacacacacacagactgctgagtctatacacacacacacagactgctgagtccatacacacacacacacacacacagactgctgagtccatacacagacacacacacacacacacacacacagacggctgagtccatacacacacacacacagactgctgagtccatacacacacacacacacacacagactgatgagtccatacacacacagactgctgagtccatacacacacacacagactgatgagtccatacacacacagactgctgagtccatacacacacacacacacacacacagagagactgctgagtccatacacacacacacacgcacacacacagactgctgagtccatatacacacgcacacacacagactgctgagtccatacacacacacacacacacacagactgctgagcccacacacacacacacacacagactgctgagtccatacacacacacacaagcttcctcactagcagagacacacacacacctgagcacatcaagcctacctgttgctgggggtcagacactcagacatcttctggcctttgcagagcagcagcatgggctgctgcttaacggcaggggcggggcttattttcgggaggtggggcttcatttggggcgcggcctgtgccggggagcctgtcagtgctccctccggccacagacagcccccagcaccgctccagctcctctctcctgcataccctcgggctgtcacacactgttacagcccgagggaatcgaatttaaacacatggacagcaggttgctggcatttgagggggcccaagggggggcacagcatgatgtagggggggggcaTGCCCACCCCCAGCGACACCACTGTAGCCTGTTGCGGCTAAGGCTTTCTTCAGCGCGGCCAGTGACACACCTCCGAAACTCAAGAAGTATGAACGCAGTCACTGAGTGCTATATCCACATGATCCCACTTGCTTGCCCGCATGGCTTTCACGTTCCCCTGTGGGGGATCGCCCTACCTGCTCCTAAAGGAGCCATAATCACTAGCCGGGGAAGCTGGCCAGGCATGAGGCTCCTGGATCCTCCCTGGACAGTGATTATGGCTCCTTCAGGAGCAGGTAGGGCGTTCCCCTGCAGGGGAACCTGAAAACTATGCAGGCATTCAAGTGGTCACATGTGGGTATGGCGCCCTTTCTACCCATTTGCCGGCGaaacacctcccctccctgagtGCCAATTGGTGCAAATTGGTTCATggcctttctcctgattggccaTCACGTggttgagatgcaaagtttgaatCCACCGGACAAAATCAAGTGATTCTGTGGAGCTATTTTCGGGTATGTACAGAGTCTCAAGCCCAGACTTTGTACGATGATTTCTCGGGCTCTGCACATCCGATAGctccgctatttgcagggatcataGCTGAGACCAGGCGCTATTGTATGGCATGTAGGGTTGTGTTACTGtacagtgtgtatttttgtggTTTTGGTGTGTTCGGCTTCCTGTGTCTTGAGATACCATTATCTCCGAGAGACAGCGACGCTTGGGCGGGCTTATGTTTTCATGTtgctaggggtctgtgcataaagacTGTGTATCTTGCCTGAAATAAACAGGGTTTTTTTCGCCCTTCACTAGGTCTCGAatagtgtttgggtgataccacGATTGCCCTTCTGCAAGCGGCTATAATCACTGGCTAGCAGCTCTAATCCCTCTAGGGCTGGGCACAACATGGAAGGAGCGACCACAGGCAGTAGTAACCCATCCTCAAGAGTATACCGCTACACCACTCTCAACAACATTCAGACGTCTATGAGGCAGGTGTTTGTTAATACCCCAAAAGAGGCGTTTTTTGACGGGGTTTGTCAGCAACGGGGCCGTGCCACCGGCTGCTTTTGGTCTTCAAGCTCCTGAAATATTGTGCAATCACCttcgttattattattgttaagggTTCCTAGGCTATTGTCgccgttctgtacaatggcatgggcagttccctctttctactgacaatacctctccctatacaaccaaacattctgcaagcactccctgctgctctatagcattgtcttcctacctttgagtcatcagaaataatcttatgtccaagatgcattatcttgcccttatccacattcaatgtcagttgccacaactttgaccatttttctagtttacctataccatttgccattttgcttatccctcctggaacattaaccctgttacatatcttagtagtgTCAGCAAAAAGATatatcttctgcaatatcactaataaaaatattaaagagaatgggtccaggtacagatccctgaggtacccaactggtgacaagcccatgctcgaatatactccattaactacaaccctctgttgcctgtcactcagccactgccttgcccattcaacaatattggaatccaaacttcaaGATTTCAGTTTATGgacaagccttctatgtgcaacagtgtcaaaatccttactgaaatctaggtaagcaatgtctactgcaccaccctgatctattaattTAGTAACCCAATACACGTTCTATTTCCTAGTTCCCTCTGTACGGCCTGACCACCTGGTTTCTGACGTGCTTACTCCACACTCCAGGTACGGTCTGCCTTACGTTGCTGCCTCATACCTCCCCTACGTTTTTGTTACATGTTTTCCCCAGGTACGTCCTGTCTCGCACTTCGCCCCCCACCTAGTCTAGATGTGGCTGGCTGTCAGAGTCTTAGGTGTCCAATAGAGGTTATCTCCCCCTGGCTTTCttagccttaggttagtggtcccgcgacgccaacacccatcctcatactcggaggtactacgcccctcgggccaaatcatatttAGTTGCCTCgcatgtggcatagagagggcctaccctgtcactcccattctgtcttatgctttactggtcaccgagaggctgacaccccgccacaacgttcagtggccacgaaatcccctagcgtcaacgcatagatagagtctctcaagccgcttggcatctagcagggcctcacctgtcaccaacttagttttaattgtttcgccGCCTTGCGGCACTAGCAAGCTGGCCAGCTCACACTGGTCCTACACTTACTCTGGTCCTTTTTCTTGCTCTGATTTCTCGCTTCTTTCTTTTAGCATGGATCAAGTACCGGAAGGTGGCGAACACTTGTTACTGCCCGACACTCCGGCCAGGTCTGGTACTCCATCTCGCAGGGGAGATTCTGCCACGCCTGCCTCCTTCGGTTCCTGGTTGATTCTTCACCTCATGACAGATTTTCGGAAATGTCAGCTCCCGTTCCCTGCATACACTAGGAAGACCGAACTGTTCTCCATTTTAGATGCTGGACCTTTCTGATGTTTTCACTCCGACCATGTAAGTAAACTCCCATTTACCTGGCTTTCTACGGTCTTCTTAGACCCCGTGAACTTACCACTACTACCATAACCAACCTACAATAATGCCTCAGGAGGTCTCACCTAGTTAATTTGGGAGACTATTATGTACTTACACTTCCTCACACTCGAACTACACATACTCTGTtcataccacaaccactacagaacCTAGACATATTTTTCATACTATGTCCATGTAAGTCATGCTCTTCCtgttgttgattgtaataaattctAGTCTGtatctttttggccctctttatttacaggcctactgctacgtcggttccggcacacctcaaccaacttttccTCTTCTTACACATTGCTCTCCTTACACTCTTGCCTCTGCCTTTTTATGCCCCTACCACAaatgtgaaggcttggcctgcagttgtgggatggGCATGGTCCCCTATTTAAGCTCACTACTCACCTCCACCTGTCCCGTTCGTTTCTTAGTGTTGCTTGaccccaccctcctctccctttTATACTTTTCTCTATTCATTActgggtaggccctctttatttacaggtctactgcTACGTTCcccgcacacctcaaccgacttttcctCTTCTTACACATTGCTACACAGTCATACTCTCCTTACACTCTTGCCTGGGCCTTTTTATGCCCCTACCACAAGTATAAAACGAACAAGGGAACGTTGGAAAGTATAATACtgaaacttaaataaaataaataaaaaaatttaaaaaatatatacaaaattaggtttctaataaacatgttttcctgGTAGGATAATCAAAATCAAATACACATTCACCTTATCAGTGGCTGGAATggcacacagtaacatagtatcaAATTGTAACAAGTATGCCATACcttcaaaaacaaaagaaacaaaggaTCTATTAAAGCATATGCCGACAAAGACAAATCTTTTAAAGATTTTCCCGTGTGGTTTTCAAAATGAACGTAGGAAGTTGGAAAGCAAAATACTGAAATtgacattgaaaataaaaaaataaaaagcgatTTAGGTTCTTATAAACTTGGTAAGATTCTTCGTTTTTTCCTGCtttcattatttatacattttctgaTGCACATTTAAACAGCTACGAATCTCTCAAAAATGTTAGGATTCTGACTGAAACTGGGAATTGGGGTGGGTGGAGAGAGAAAATGATTATCTAGCtccaaggagaaaaaaaaaagcaatatacatatataaatcataGAAAATGGGATGAATGGTTCTGTTTTTAGGTATAATTATTTCCAAGTGCTtgtattattgttaatgtactttaTTATGCCTCACAGCAGGACCGGTTTGCTAATAAAGTGCAGGATATTAGCCAATAGAAATAAAGACCATAGTCCTGGATAATAAAGGGTGCGGGAGGAAGGGATTGACAAGCTCGTTTGGTTGAAGACAtagtggctctgaaaagagcctttggttgGAGAAATGAAGAGATTGGTCAGGAGAATGGCATTAAGCGCGCTCTCCTCTAATCCTGCGAGCCAGCTGGATGTCTTTGGGCATGATGGTCACTCTCTTGGCGTGGATGGCACACAGGTTGGTATCCTCGAAGAGGCcaaccaggtaagcctcgctagccTCTTGCAAGGCCATGACAGCAGAGCTCTGGAAGCGCAGGTCGGTTTTGAAGTCCTGGGCGATCTCACGGACCAGGCGCTGGAAGGGCAGTTTGCGGATCAGCAGCTCAGTGGATTTCTGATAGCGACGGATTTCCCGAAGAGCTACCGTGCCAGGGCGGTAACGGTGAGGTTTCTTGACACCACCGGTAGCGGGAGCGCTTTTCCTGGCAGCCTTGGTGGCCAGCTGCTTCCTGGGAGCCTTCCCTCCGGTGGATTTACGGGCTGTCTGCTTAGTACGGGCCATTCTGTCAAACTGAGCGTCTCACCTACCACAAGGTTATCAGGAGCTATGGCTAGAGAGCCGCGAGCCCGAGTTCTTTATAGATGAAAGATGGATATGATTGGACACAATGTACCACGCCCCTAACTCTGATAGGAGAGAGACGCTGCCACTTGGAGACAAAAGTGTAGATTGAAATACTGAGCACAACGCATGCTCTTTCAATGTtacactgccatctagtggccaTGTATAGGTACTGCGTTAATTGATTAATTACATAATTCGATCCAGAACTAAGAGATACTATGTGTAATAcatacaatcagtgtaaaaattaaAAGATTATAATTATGTCTTTAGCTAAATAATTTATCGAGACATATTTACTTTTAATCTCTTTACCTGCATTCCGTGCTATTACAGGATTTGTCTATTATGTATGAAGCAAAGGGaaggaaaatgaaacattttatcaGTAAATGCAGTCTGCACTGAATACTTGCCGGAGCTGCAAATTCGAATACGGTAGAAACCTTTCCCGCTggcgtttttttttctctagttcaAAAATGACTATTCAGCAAATCACCGCAAAGCACAACCTCCTGCATCAGCCAATCAACGACAAGAGCCGCCCAGTGACGGTTTGATTTGTCTATCAGTTCCCCACTCGGTCGTCTCAAGAGACATATAAGAGAAGGCAGCCGTGTTGGGAGCATTCATTGTTCCACTTGTCTCAGCTCAGAATGTCTGGTCGCGGTAAAGGAGGGAAAGGGCTCGGTAAAGGTGGTGCCAAGCGGCACAGGAAGGTGCTCCGTGATAACATCCAGGGGATCACTAAACCGGCTATCCGCCGTTTGGCTCGCAGAGGAGGTGTCAAGCGAATCTCCGGCCTCATTTACGAGGAGACTCGAGGAGTGCTGAAAGTCTTCCTGGAGAACGTTATCCGCGATGCCGTCACATACACCGAGCACGCCAAGAGAAAGACGGTCACCGCCATGGACGTGGTGTACGCGCTGAAACGCCAGGGCCGCACTCTCTACGGTTTCGGAGGTTAAACGTTTCGGCTGATGTTCGATAATTCATTCaaaccaaaggctcttttcagagccgccCACTCCTTCCCTCATAAGGCTATAATTCCACCAGGATGGCTCGGCTGTCTCAATGCTCCCTACAACATATTGGAGAACGAGAAATTACAGAGTAGCCTTCCGGTAACACAAACTCCAATGTGTTTCCTATCCATATAATGTGGCCTTATGTTTCCCCGAATATCCTGCTTCGTTTTCTGTTTGAATGCAATGCTCTCATAAAACATGAAATAAGGGCATTGGAGGCTGAGAGGGTTAAAGTCTTCCTTGTTAGTAAGACTAGAATCCTCTCTGCACTAAACTGCAGTCAGTATGTGATCTAAAACGGCCGGAGAGAAAAGCTGCTGTGATCGAAGCAGCCATTCCCGCTTTTTATATGGAAAACATGCTGCATACTGACTTTATACACCTCGAAACAGACCTAAAACTAGACATTCTATACTGTGATAATTATAGATTGAGGAATCATTAGAATTCTCTAAGCATCACAGTCCATACAAATTATATGGCAGTCGTTTCCACCTGAGTATGAAAGGGTTAAACTATATGCATTTTATCATCACAAAATACTGCTTAATGAAACTGCAATCAGTATGTGGCCAGGAAATGGCGGGAGAGGAAAGTGGAAGAACAAAAAGCTGCTGTGAcagagccagcagggggactatatCGTGCAGGATTTAAACTTCGCCATTTTGTAACCGACTTTCCCGCTTTAAAAACGCCATGCAGAGAACGCTGAATGTATAAATTTggtaataaatacattataagagGGAAACAGACCCACCAAACTCctaattttaatttataaagtaTTCATTGAGATTGATATTGCTGGTTTGATCCATGATATGTATTAAACAAAAAGTAACCATTGCAATCTGTATACACGAGATGGCAGCATTGTATAATTTGTGAGAGAGGAGTGTGAATGGAAACACGTTTCATGTGTAAGCTAGATTGATACATTATAATAGTTTCAGGCTGTTGTATCTTTTAGTATACTTTATAACCAGCAGAATAAATGTTACACTAGGTTCTGCCATTGAGAgtgttttacaatttattttagctTGAAGAAGATTTCAAAATTGAAATAGTGTAACGCGACAATCGATTACTTTTTACATTTCGCACATAGAGAATACTCTCGTAATATAGTCACAGCTCTCTCGTGGATTGTGTGGGTGGCTCTTAGAAGAGCCTTTGTGTTATTAGAGTTTGGGTGACGGGTCTttacttggcgctggtgtacttGGTCACTGCCTTGGTGCCCTCAGACACGGCGTGTTTGGCCAGCTCTCCGGGCAGTAAGAGCCGTACAGCGGTCTGGATCTcccgggaggtgatggtggagcgcTTGTTATAGTGAGCCAGACGGGAGGCTTCCCCTGCGATGCGCTCGaagatatcattgacaaaggagtTCATGATCCCCATGGCCTTGGAGGAGATACCGGTGTCGGGGTGGACCTGTttcagcaccttgtacacgtagatggcatagctctccttcctgctctttctgCGCTTCTTCCCATCCTTCTTCTGGGTCTTGGTCACGGCTTTTTTAGAGCCCTTCTTGGGTGCGGGAGCGGACTTGGCTGGTTCAGGCATGATGATCAGAGAAATCTTACGAAATTTCCAACAGAATAAAGAACACGTTCCCCAGCTGCTCTATATATAGAAGCCCTGGCAGTAAAGCCTGACCTGTGTGCATTTTCTATTGGTTCGTTCAGTAAGAGCATTGAGCATGGAACGCGGTAACCTACAGCGATTGGTTACTTTCTGAGTCGGACGCTGATTGGTGGCTTTAAAATGCAACCAATTAGATTAGAGCTCGCGGTATCTGAGATGGTATAAATAGCCGTGCAGGGGGCGCCAAGGTCTAGAcgataattcccagattttactagtaacatgacgtaaagtcatgattttattaaagacacggaggcgagtattatgcataactctttctttatttcctcagcagcaaagatagaggaatataaatattgtcaaaaatgaaagaaaaactgtataggcataacgggtagccaatcacatggtagaggaagtggctatataagtcctgtgtctcccacaatccccctctttcttgcgaaaaccgaagaccaggtaagaagaaacgatgtcctacttgatcagcacaggaaacaggaacaatgcgacaacatcaagctaaaaaagacagagaaatatggtaatttccagactcaaaactgtagacttaccaaacagcatcataaggagtcacaaacaaggAAACCGGATTCTGAAATACAAAGGATAAATAATTTAGTGAACATAAAAGATgtatcaaaccatccaatcatataaataaacatacataatcaatacctaatcaatacataatcaatacatacctattgaacaggaaaaaatccgtagagtctcaagcatctcgtatccccattccacaccgggagggcgggaggg
Above is a genomic segment from Pelobates fuscus isolate aPelFus1 chromosome 6, aPelFus1.pri, whole genome shotgun sequence containing:
- the LOC134566085 gene encoding histone H4, giving the protein MSGRGKGGKGLGKGGAKRHRKVLRDNIQGITKPAIRRLARRGGVKRISGLIYEETRGVLKVFLENVIRDAVTYTEHAKRKTVTAMDVVYALKRQGRTLYGFGG